In a single window of the Cucumis melo cultivar AY chromosome 11, USDA_Cmelo_AY_1.0, whole genome shotgun sequence genome:
- the LOC103501080 gene encoding growth-regulating factor 4-like has protein sequence MNNSGGGGEDGSRTVVLGGTASGMMGMNRSPFTVLQWQELELQALIFKFMMAGQPVPPELVLLIQKSFESISHRFFHHPTMAYCSFYGKKVDPEPGRCRRTDGKKWRCSKDAYPDSKYCERHMHRGRNRSRKPVESQTMTQSSSTVTSLTATGSSSTGTGSFHGLPLNALSNSQTTTTGTSQPHYPLDSIPYGIPSKDYRYLQGLRPEAGVHSFFSEASGSSRAVQMDAPIDNTWPMMSSRSPSIPTSKSTENSIFQSGYAQHSFFGGEYASGETLKQEGQSLQPLFDEWPRTRESWTGLDDERSNQTSFSTTQLSISIPMASSDLSTTSSKSPHDN, from the exons ATGAACAACAGTGGCGGTGGTGGTGAGGATGGGAGTAGGACTGTAGTTTTAGGTGGAACAGCAAGTGGAATGATGGGGATGAATAGGTCACCTTTCACAGTGTTACAGTGGCAGGAGCTGGAACTTCAGGCTCTGATCTTCAAATTTATGATGGCAGGTCAGCCTGTTCCACCTGAACTTGTACTCCTTATTCAGAAGAGCTTCGAGTCCATTTCTCATAGGTTCTTCCATCATCCCACCA TGGCTTATTGTTCCTTCTACGGGAAGAAGGTGGACCCCGAGCCTGGTAGATGCAGGAGGACTGATGGAAAGAAATGGAGATGCTCCAAAGATGCATACCCAGACTCCAAATACTGTGAGCGCCACATGCATCGTGGCCGCAACCGTTCAAGAAAGCCTGTGGAATCTCAAACCATGACACAGTCGTCGTCCACTGTGACATCTCTTACTGCTACCGGAAGTAGCAGCACCGGAACTGGAAGCTTCCATGGTCTTCCATTGAATGCCTTGAGCAATTCCCAAACCACTACCACTGGGACCAGTCAGCCTCATTATCCCTTGGACTCCATTCCCTATGGGATCCCAAGCAAAGATTATAG GTATCTTCAAGGGCTTAGACCTGAAGCTGGAGTGCATAGTTTCTTTTCCGAGGCATCAGGAAGCAGCAGGGCTGTTCAAATGGATGCACCGATTGACAACACATGGCCAATGATGTCATCCAGATCCCCATCTATCCCGACATCGAAATCAACTGAAAACTCAATCTTCCAAAGTGGATACGCGCAGCATTCGTTCTTTGGTGGGGAATATGCATCTGGGGAAACTCTGAAACAAGAGGGCCAATCTCTTCAGCCACTCTTTGACGAATGGCCGAGAACTAGGGAGTCATGGACTGGACTCGACGATGAAAGATCCAATCAAACTTCCTTCTCCACAACACAGCTCTCCATATCAATTCCAATGGCTTCGTCTGACTTGTCGACCACAAGTTCAAAATCTCCCCATG ATAATTGA